The DNA sequence GTTCGGCCAACGCACCGTGGCCGATTTCACGACGGCCCGGTCCGCGGATCGGACGGCATTCGCCGACCGAGTACGGAGGGAAGTAGTAATCGAGCATGAACTTCTTCGAGTATTCGTCGATGAGGCCGTCGACACGTTGCTCGTCGCGATTCGTGCCGAGCACGACCGTGATGAGAGCTTGCGTCTCGCCCCGTTGAAACACGGCCGAGCCGTGAACGCGAGGGAGAACGTCGACGGTGCATTCGATCGGACGAATGGTCGTGTAATCGCGACCGTCCGGACGACGGCCCGTTAGGATCAAGTCGCGAACGACCCGCTCCGTGAAGCGCGACCAAGCACCCGAGAAAGCCGCCGGCGAATGGGCACCGGATGCGGCTGCGTCGGGAATGATCGCGGCGAGGGCTTTCGCCTTCACGGCCGAAACCGCTTCGTTGCGAGCCGACTTCCCTTCGATCGCCTTCGCTTGGCGGAGTTGATCGTAGAAGCCACCCTTGAGCAGGTCGTAGATGCCGTCGTCGGCCGGAGCGACCCACTCTTGCTTGATCTTACCGACCTTGCGGAAGAGTTCTTCCTGGAGGTCGATGATTTCGCGGATGTAGTTGTGACACGTTTCGATCGCCGCACCCATCTGGTCTTCCGGCAATTCGCGCGCGAAACCTTCGATCATGAGGATCGATTCGCGGCTTCCGGAAACGATCAGATCGAGGTCCGACTCTTCGAGTTGGGCCTGGGTCGGAAACACGACGAACTGTCCGTCGATGAGACCGAGCCGAACCGAGCCGAGAGGGCCTTGGAACGGCAAGTTCGAGAGGCCGAGGGCCACCGACGCGCCGTTCATGGCGAGCATGTCGCCGTCGTTTTGCTTATCGCTCGCCAAGACGCCGGCCATGATCTGGACTTCGTCGTGAAAGCCTTCCGGAAACAACGGCCGGATCGGACGATCCATCAACCGCGACGTGAGGGTTTCCTTCATCGTCGGGCGACCTTCGCGCTTCAAGAAGCCGCCGGGAAACTTACCGGCTGCGGCGGCGCGTTCGCGATAATCGCATGTGAGCGGGAAGAAGTCGATGCCCGCTCGAGGAGCACCGGTGGCGGCTGCCGTGAAGACGACGGTGTCGCCGTATTGCACAAGGCAACTTCCGGCAGCTTGCTTCGCCAAATAGCCGGTCTCAATGGAGAGAATCCCGGCTCCGATTTGCTTTTCTACTCTTACTTTAGCCAATGTACGTCCCCTACCTTTTGCTGCGTCCTGGCAGCACGCTCGGAGGCGGAGGGAATCCGGTCGAGGAACCGACGTTTACGACCACCAGGGCCGGAAACCAAGGAACCTCGACGATAGCGCGACGAAGAGGGCAGGACTACTTGCGGATTTCGAGCCGACGGATCACGTTGAGATACCGTTGCGCATCGACATTCTTTAGGTAATCCAACAAGCGACGACGCCGGCTGACCATACCCAGCAGCCCACGGCGGCTGGAATAATCGCGCTTGTGCGTCTTGAGATGGCCGGTCAGCTCACCGATACGGCTGGTGAGTAAGGCGATTTGGACCTCGGGCGAACCGGTATCGGTATCGCCTTGGCGGTAGTCCGTGATCAAAGTTTGCTTGAGCTCTTTGGTAATCGACATCTGTGGTACCGTTCACCTAAACGTGCGTCGCCCGATCGACCTAAGTGGTTCGACCGTAAGCCCTTTCGGCCGAAAAATCGCAGCCCGTCCCTACGACGAATGCCGCTGAGTTCCGCGTGCCTGTGCCAGGACTCTTCCTACTGTGAATCAAAACAACAACTTAAGGAGCCCAATGTATCAGCCGCCGCGGCATTTTCAACCGCAAATCCTGACAGCCTCT is a window from the Planctomycetia bacterium genome containing:
- the pnp gene encoding polyribonucleotide nucleotidyltransferase: MAKVRVEKQIGAGILSIETGYLAKQAAGSCLVQYGDTVVFTAAATGAPRAGIDFFPLTCDYRERAAAAGKFPGGFLKREGRPTMKETLTSRLMDRPIRPLFPEGFHDEVQIMAGVLASDKQNDGDMLAMNGASVALGLSNLPFQGPLGSVRLGLIDGQFVVFPTQAQLEESDLDLIVSGSRESILMIEGFARELPEDQMGAAIETCHNYIREIIDLQEELFRKVGKIKQEWVAPADDGIYDLLKGGFYDQLRQAKAIEGKSARNEAVSAVKAKALAAIIPDAAASGAHSPAAFSGAWSRFTERVVRDLILTGRRPDGRDYTTIRPIECTVDVLPRVHGSAVFQRGETQALITVVLGTNRDEQRVDGLIDEYSKKFMLDYYFPPYSVGECRPIRGPGRREIGHGALAERSVKPILPDPEEFPYTIRVISDIMESNGSSSMATVCGATLGLMSAGVPITNPVAGISIGLVYENPQQWSLLTDIIGDEDHYGDMDFKVAGTQNGITGIQLDMKIRGISLEITRATLVQARDARINILRTMLSTISRPYEEISQWAPRLLRTQIPPDKIGLLIGPGGKTIRAIQEETGATIDVDDDGTVIVASADSASAKACMRRVEALTETVKIGKIYEGRVSSVKDFGAFVEILPGKDGLCHISELADGYVGSVGDVCRVGDIIQVKVIAIDDQDRVKLSRKAAMREAGEATAPSA
- the rpsO gene encoding 30S ribosomal protein S15, whose product is MSITKELKQTLITDYRQGDTDTGSPEVQIALLTSRIGELTGHLKTHKRDYSSRRGLLGMVSRRRRLLDYLKNVDAQRYLNVIRRLEIRK